The Beijerinckiaceae bacterium RH AL1 genome has a segment encoding these proteins:
- a CDS encoding Hybrid sensor histidine kinase/response regulator (ID:RHAL1_02463;~source:Prodigal:2.6): protein MTSISGRGVGLDVVRENIETIGGSITVTSTFGKGTSFNLKIPLTLAIAPALIVETASHRFALPQQSVIEAIGFGEGSSHKVESVEGKLVLRVRDQVVPLVDLRDMFGLERVAQADIKVDDVKLAVIMRFGSGAFGIIVDSVADVQEIVVKPLGASLSHLVVFSGHTILGDGSVVLILDPVGIAKTIGLTQALELGVEHIPERFVPPREKTRLILFRSGAGALKVVPLSLISRIESAAAAAITISDGKLVMQHRGYLMPLLRVDGTPDEASSCDKPVLVLGIGGDSVGLVVDEIMDIVEHYLDIEIGSTTPGTIGSARIRDTVVEIIDISHYVRIARPDALERGVTSRFSVLLIDDRLFFRDMLAPLLTAAGYHVTTASSARDALFLLSKGATFHAIVTDTDMPEMDGYTFAREVRRDGRHADLPIIALAAHSAPIIEEAARASGMSGVVGKFDRVALLAALKARLDGRALGTHALEERIIREHAA, encoded by the coding sequence GTGACCAGCATCTCGGGGCGCGGCGTCGGCCTCGACGTCGTGCGCGAGAACATCGAGACGATCGGCGGCTCGATCACCGTCACCTCGACCTTCGGCAAGGGCACGAGCTTCAACCTCAAGATCCCGCTGACGCTGGCGATCGCGCCGGCGCTCATCGTCGAGACCGCGTCGCACCGCTTCGCGTTGCCGCAGCAATCGGTCATCGAGGCGATCGGCTTCGGCGAAGGCTCGAGCCACAAGGTCGAGAGCGTCGAGGGCAAGCTCGTGCTGCGCGTGCGCGACCAGGTCGTGCCGCTCGTCGACCTTCGCGACATGTTCGGGCTCGAGCGCGTGGCGCAAGCCGACATCAAGGTCGACGACGTCAAGCTCGCCGTCATCATGCGCTTCGGCTCCGGCGCCTTCGGCATCATCGTCGACAGCGTCGCCGACGTGCAGGAGATCGTCGTCAAGCCGCTCGGCGCCTCGCTGTCGCATCTCGTCGTGTTCTCGGGCCACACGATCCTCGGCGACGGCTCGGTCGTGCTGATCCTCGATCCCGTCGGCATCGCCAAGACGATCGGCCTCACGCAGGCCCTCGAGCTCGGCGTCGAGCACATCCCCGAGCGCTTCGTGCCGCCGCGCGAGAAGACGCGCCTCATCCTGTTCCGCTCGGGCGCCGGCGCGCTCAAGGTGGTGCCGCTGTCCCTCATCTCGCGGATCGAGTCCGCCGCCGCGGCGGCAATCACGATCAGCGACGGCAAGCTCGTCATGCAGCACCGCGGCTACCTGATGCCGCTGCTACGCGTCGACGGCACGCCGGACGAGGCGAGCTCGTGCGACAAGCCGGTGCTCGTCCTCGGCATCGGCGGCGACAGCGTCGGGCTCGTCGTCGACGAGATCATGGACATCGTCGAGCACTACCTCGACATCGAGATCGGCTCGACGACGCCCGGCACCATCGGCTCGGCGCGCATCCGTGACACGGTGGTCGAGATCATCGACATCTCGCACTACGTCCGCATCGCGCGCCCCGATGCGCTCGAGCGCGGCGTCACCAGCCGCTTCTCGGTGCTGCTCATCGACGACCGCCTGTTCTTCCGCGACATGCTGGCGCCGCTGCTCACCGCGGCCGGCTACCACGTCACGACCGCCTCCTCGGCGCGCGACGCGCTGTTCCTTCTTTCGAAGGGCGCGACGTTCCACGCGATCGTCACCGACACCGACATGCCGGAGATGGACGGCTACACGTTCGCGCGCGAGGTCCGCCGCGACGGCCGCCACGCCGACCTGCCGATCATCGCGCTCGCCGCGCATTCCGCGCCGATCATCGAGGAGGCGGCGCGCGCCAGCGGCATGAGCGGCGTCGTCGGCAAGTTCGATCGCGTCGCGCTGCTCGCCGCCCTCAAGGCGCGGCTCGACGGGCGCGCGCTCGGCACCCACGCGCTCGAGGAGCGCATCATCAGGGAGCACGCCGCGTGA
- a CDS encoding Aminotransferase class-III (ID:RHAL1_02468;~source:Prodigal:2.6), with protein MTKGFVDAPGGFDIGTILAEREPERYALHTAHMNEQMVRVLQTIGYDVGFRAGQGQYLFDRKGDRYLDLLSGWGVFAIGRNHPTVRDALKAVLGSDLPNLIQMDVSVLSGVLAERLLAYTPWLDKVFFSNSGAEAVEAAIKFARCATGRPDIAYADHAFHGLSYGALSLTGDRMFRDGFGTLLPGCVEVPFNDLAALERKLAGKQVAAFIVEPIQGKGVNIPDDDYLAGAQALCRKYGTLFVCDEIQTGLGRTGKFFALEHWGVEPDMVLVAKALSGGHVPVGAVLTTKRVFDKVFSRMDKAVVHGSTFAKNDMAMAAGLATLEVIEREGLVANAAAKGDRLMAAFREMAERWEFVKTVRGKGLMIGLEFGSPKSLKLKAAWSLLETANAGLFSQIITIPIFKNHKIVVQVAGHGLNVVKLLPPLTITDADCDWIESAFEDVIADAHKVPGSVWTLGKTLATHAMKARAGA; from the coding sequence ATGACCAAGGGATTCGTCGACGCCCCCGGCGGCTTCGACATCGGGACGATCCTCGCCGAGCGCGAGCCGGAGCGCTACGCGCTGCACACCGCCCACATGAACGAGCAGATGGTGCGCGTGCTGCAGACCATCGGCTACGACGTCGGCTTCCGCGCCGGGCAGGGGCAGTACCTGTTCGACCGCAAGGGCGACCGCTATCTCGACCTGCTGTCCGGCTGGGGCGTCTTTGCCATCGGACGCAACCACCCGACGGTGCGCGACGCGCTGAAGGCGGTGCTCGGCTCCGACCTGCCGAACCTCATCCAGATGGACGTCTCCGTGCTGTCCGGCGTTCTGGCCGAGCGGCTGCTCGCCTACACGCCCTGGCTCGACAAGGTGTTCTTCTCCAATTCCGGCGCCGAGGCCGTCGAGGCGGCGATCAAGTTCGCGCGCTGCGCCACCGGGCGACCCGACATCGCCTATGCCGACCATGCCTTCCACGGCCTCTCCTACGGCGCGCTGTCGCTCACCGGCGACAGGATGTTCCGCGACGGCTTCGGCACGCTGCTGCCGGGCTGCGTCGAGGTGCCGTTCAACGATCTCGCGGCTTTGGAGCGCAAGCTCGCCGGCAAGCAGGTCGCCGCCTTCATCGTCGAGCCGATCCAGGGCAAGGGCGTCAACATCCCCGACGACGACTACCTCGCCGGCGCCCAGGCGCTCTGCCGGAAGTACGGCACGCTGTTCGTCTGCGACGAGATCCAGACCGGCCTTGGCCGCACGGGCAAGTTCTTCGCGCTCGAGCATTGGGGCGTCGAGCCCGACATGGTGCTGGTCGCCAAGGCGCTATCGGGCGGCCATGTCCCGGTCGGGGCGGTGCTCACGACGAAGCGGGTCTTCGACAAGGTGTTCTCGCGCATGGACAAGGCCGTGGTGCACGGCTCGACCTTCGCCAAGAACGACATGGCGATGGCGGCCGGCCTCGCGACGCTCGAGGTGATCGAGCGCGAGGGCCTCGTCGCCAATGCCGCCGCCAAGGGCGACCGGCTGATGGCCGCCTTCCGCGAGATGGCCGAGCGCTGGGAGTTCGTGAAGACCGTGCGCGGCAAGGGCCTGATGATCGGGCTCGAGTTCGGCTCGCCGAAGTCGCTGAAGCTCAAGGCGGCGTGGTCCCTGCTGGAGACCGCCAATGCCGGCCTCTTCTCGCAGATCATCACGATCCCGATCTTCAAGAACCACAAGATCGTCGTGCAGGTCGCCGGCCACGGGCTCAATGTGGTCAAGCTCCTGCCGCCGCTCACCATCACCGATGCCGACTGCGACTGGATCGAGAGCGCCTTCGAGGACGTGATCGCCGATGCCCACAAGGTGCCAGGCTCGGTGTGGACGCTCGGCAAGACCCTGGCGACGCACGCCATGAAGGCCCGCGCGGGCGCCTGA
- a CDS encoding hypothetical protein (ID:RHAL1_02465;~conserved protein of unknown function;~source:Prodigal:2.6) gives MSNAPLMPKATAVWLVENTSLTFDQIAEFCKLHPLEVKGIADGEVAAGIKGHDPITSNQLTREEIAKAEKNPDARLHLAVSKVRLPEIKPRRGARYTPLSRRQDRPNAILWLIRNHPELKDAQIMRLAGTTKTTLEAIRNRTHWNSAQLQPLDPVTLGLCSQIDLDFEVNRAAKDRPADVPDRGPTLMPAEITTGPREQPQPEMPVFAETASRRSDHHEDDDVDVNSVFRKR, from the coding sequence ATGAGCAACGCACCGCTGATGCCGAAGGCGACGGCCGTCTGGCTCGTCGAGAACACGTCGCTGACGTTCGACCAGATCGCCGAGTTCTGCAAGCTGCACCCGCTCGAGGTGAAGGGCATCGCCGACGGCGAGGTCGCCGCGGGCATCAAGGGCCACGATCCGATCACCTCGAACCAGCTGACCCGCGAGGAGATCGCCAAGGCCGAGAAGAACCCGGACGCGCGCCTGCACCTCGCGGTCTCGAAGGTGCGCCTGCCCGAGATCAAGCCGCGGCGCGGCGCCCGCTACACGCCGCTGTCGCGCCGGCAGGACCGGCCGAATGCCATCCTCTGGCTGATCCGCAACCACCCGGAGCTGAAGGACGCGCAGATCATGCGCCTCGCCGGCACGACCAAGACGACGCTCGAGGCGATCCGCAACCGCACGCATTGGAACTCGGCGCAGCTGCAGCCGCTCGACCCGGTGACGCTCGGGCTCTGCTCGCAGATCGATCTCGACTTCGAGGTCAACCGCGCCGCCAAGGACCGCCCTGCCGACGTGCCGGATCGCGGCCCGACCCTGATGCCGGCCGAGATCACCACCGGCCCGCGCGAGCAGCCGCAGCCCGAGATGCCGGTGTTCGCCGAGACCGCGTCGCGCCGCAGCGACCATCACGAGGACGACGACGTCGACGTGAACTCGGTGTTCCGCAAGCGCTGA
- a CDS encoding Chemotaxis response regulator protein-glutamate methylesterase (fragment) (source:Prodigal:2.6;~ID:RHAL1_02460), which produces MAETVALTRPRTAPRMLRRRALLPPGIILVGASTGGPQALVTLVQGLAPVIDRLPVCVTLHLPSDLMPLIATHVARTCGVEAEVVTSDRRLDVGTVYFAPGDRHMCFSRAGSEVGILLALGTRNDLYRPAIDIMFKSGAQSHGARTLGVVLSGMGKDGLEGARAIVEAGGSVLVQDKATSAVWGMPGAVAKADLASAILEPAAMARDIVGSLGRTRRLS; this is translated from the coding sequence ATGGCCGAGACGGTCGCGCTCACGAGGCCACGAACGGCGCCGCGGATGCTGAGGCGCCGCGCGCTGCTGCCGCCGGGCATCATCCTCGTCGGCGCCTCGACGGGAGGCCCGCAGGCGCTCGTCACGCTGGTGCAGGGGCTTGCCCCGGTCATCGATCGGCTTCCGGTCTGCGTCACGCTGCATCTGCCCTCCGACCTGATGCCGCTCATCGCCACGCATGTCGCGCGCACATGCGGCGTCGAGGCCGAGGTCGTCACCAGCGATCGCCGGCTCGACGTCGGGACCGTCTATTTCGCGCCCGGCGACCGCCACATGTGCTTCTCGCGCGCCGGCAGCGAGGTCGGCATCCTGCTGGCGCTCGGCACGCGCAACGACCTCTATCGGCCGGCGATCGACATCATGTTCAAGTCCGGCGCGCAGTCGCATGGCGCGCGCACGCTCGGCGTCGTGCTGTCCGGCATGGGCAAGGACGGCCTCGAAGGCGCGCGCGCGATCGTCGAGGCCGGCGGCAGCGTGCTCGTGCAGGACAAGGCGACATCTGCGGTGTGGGGCATGCCGGGCGCGGTCGCCAAGGCCGATCTCGCCTCCGCCATCCTCGAGCCCGCAGCCATGGCGCGCGACATCGTCGGCTCGCTCGGCCGCACGCGGAGACTGTCATGA
- a CDS encoding protein of unknown function (ID:RHAL1_02469;~source:Prodigal:2.6) yields MGRSAALSQGHGAARREVAAVPLPLPRDRPEKKQALAGLLIGLQCVGRAAVVVDEQGEIVGMNPLAQPFVDALSRTCPSRPSICSAASGHRIRDLVDMALRPAYAAEDAAAVIDLPGAGRVIVRATNVRLVAPSLFEEPRVLLEIAGLGLDSLPAASFLRRVLGLTVTEAEVALALACGATASAIARDRAVSLETVRSHLKTIFAKTGTRRQATLVALVLQLRGVSSPG; encoded by the coding sequence ATGGGACGCTCGGCCGCACTAAGCCAAGGCCACGGTGCTGCCCGCCGCGAGGTGGCGGCCGTCCCCCTGCCGCTGCCGCGCGATCGCCCCGAGAAGAAGCAGGCGCTGGCCGGGCTCTTGATCGGTCTCCAGTGCGTCGGCCGGGCGGCCGTCGTGGTCGACGAGCAGGGCGAGATCGTCGGCATGAACCCGCTCGCGCAGCCCTTCGTCGACGCGCTGTCGCGCACCTGTCCCTCGCGGCCCTCGATCTGCAGCGCTGCATCGGGTCATCGCATCCGCGATCTCGTCGACATGGCGTTGCGGCCGGCCTACGCCGCCGAGGATGCCGCAGCCGTCATCGACCTGCCGGGCGCGGGCCGGGTGATCGTGCGCGCGACCAACGTGCGCCTCGTCGCGCCGAGCCTCTTCGAGGAGCCGCGCGTGTTGCTCGAGATCGCCGGCCTCGGGCTCGACAGCCTGCCGGCGGCTAGCTTCCTGCGCCGCGTGCTGGGCCTCACCGTGACCGAGGCGGAGGTCGCGCTGGCGCTGGCCTGCGGCGCCACGGCAAGTGCGATTGCGCGCGACCGCGCGGTCAGCCTCGAGACCGTCCGCTCGCATCTGAAGACGATCTTTGCCAAGACCGGCACGCGGCGGCAGGCGACGCTGGTCGCGCTCGTCCTGCAGCTGCGCGGCGTCTCGTCGCCGGGCTGA
- the cheR gene encoding Chemotaxis protein methyltransferase 1 (ID:RHAL1_02459;~source:Prodigal:2.6), producing the protein MSQAFALIRRFAQETAGLSLDEDKRYLVEDRLAPVLRRERVATLDALAEAITREPCSDLARATAEALTINETSFFRDKAFFEGFAQSILPALLAARAERRRLRFWCAGCSSGQEPYSIAMLLDEQARRLAGWQVEILATDLSHAMIDTARRGIYSQFEVQRGVPIALLLRYFRREGDFWHIADHLRAKVTFRPQNLVTGFRDLGAFDVVFCRNVLIYFDVATKRRVLANLAGSLAADGCLALGAAESVGGLSDTLAPVPGQRFLFRKAGASATADKLAVL; encoded by the coding sequence ATGAGCCAGGCCTTCGCGCTCATCCGCCGCTTCGCGCAGGAGACGGCCGGCTTGTCGCTCGACGAGGACAAGCGCTACCTCGTCGAGGACCGGCTCGCCCCGGTCCTGCGTCGCGAGCGCGTCGCGACGCTGGATGCCCTGGCCGAGGCCATCACCCGCGAACCGTGCTCCGATCTCGCCCGCGCGACGGCCGAGGCGCTCACCATCAACGAGACGTCGTTCTTCCGCGACAAGGCGTTCTTCGAGGGCTTCGCGCAATCCATCCTGCCGGCGCTGCTCGCGGCCCGCGCCGAGCGCCGCAGGCTGCGCTTCTGGTGCGCCGGCTGCTCCAGCGGGCAGGAGCCGTACTCGATCGCCATGCTGCTCGACGAGCAGGCGCGGCGGCTCGCCGGCTGGCAGGTCGAGATCCTGGCGACGGATCTCTCGCATGCGATGATCGACACGGCGCGACGCGGCATCTACAGCCAGTTCGAGGTCCAGCGCGGCGTGCCGATCGCGTTGCTGCTGCGCTACTTCCGGCGCGAGGGCGACTTTTGGCACATCGCCGACCATCTGCGCGCCAAGGTGACGTTCCGGCCGCAGAACCTCGTCACCGGCTTCCGCGACCTCGGCGCCTTCGACGTCGTCTTCTGCCGCAACGTGCTCATCTATTTCGATGTCGCGACGAAGCGGCGCGTGCTGGCGAACCTCGCCGGGAGCCTCGCCGCGGACGGCTGCCTGGCGCTCGGCGCGGCGGAAAGCGTCGGCGGCCTGAGCGACACGCTGGCACCCGTGCCGGGTCAGCGCTTCCTCTTCCGCAAGGCCGGCGCCTCTGCAACCGCCGACAAGCTCGCGGTCCTCTGA
- a CDS encoding hypothetical protein (ID:RHAL1_02467;~conserved protein of unknown function;~source:Prodigal:2.6) gives MATDLLFQTPAISFGDRLAASRSFKSLFRDGMALVEETAAYLDGDGREEAKRLPRAAALSYASESMRLTTRLMQIASWLLLQRAVNEGEMTPEQAASDKRRTRIAWQQLPDAAPSKIDLLPEALQALVDSSMRLQDRIVRLDTMMIAPDGTPSFSVEQRPLEAQMSRLREAFEP, from the coding sequence ATGGCGACGGACCTTCTCTTTCAGACACCGGCGATCAGCTTCGGCGATCGGTTGGCTGCCTCGCGCAGCTTCAAGTCGCTATTTCGCGACGGCATGGCCCTCGTCGAGGAGACGGCCGCCTACCTCGACGGCGACGGCCGCGAGGAGGCCAAGCGCCTGCCGCGCGCCGCGGCGCTCTCCTATGCATCCGAAAGCATGCGCCTCACGACGCGCCTGATGCAGATCGCCTCGTGGCTGCTGCTCCAGCGCGCCGTCAACGAGGGCGAGATGACGCCGGAGCAGGCCGCCTCCGACAAGCGCCGCACGCGCATCGCCTGGCAGCAGCTCCCGGACGCCGCGCCGTCGAAGATCGACCTGCTGCCGGAGGCGCTGCAGGCCCTGGTCGACAGCTCGATGCGGCTGCAGGACCGCATCGTGCGGCTCGACACGATGATGATCGCGCCGGACGGGACGCCGAGCTTCAGCGTCGAGCAGCGGCCGCTTGAGGCGCAGATGTCGCGCCTGCGCGAGGCCTTCGAGCCCTAA
- a CDS encoding hypothetical protein (ID:RHAL1_02466;~conserved protein of unknown function;~source:Prodigal:2.6), with protein MPAEDDAPRRKTTHEIGQKLDELSLHDFDERIALLRAEIERLETAKAMKKQALDAAGSVFRRAAET; from the coding sequence ATGCCCGCCGAGGACGACGCCCCGCGCCGCAAGACGACCCACGAGATCGGCCAGAAGCTGGACGAGCTGTCGCTGCACGACTTCGACGAGCGGATCGCCCTGCTCCGCGCCGAGATCGAGCGCTTGGAGACGGCGAAAGCGATGAAGAAGCAGGCGCTCGACGCGGCCGGCTCGGTCTTCCGCCGCGCAGCCGAAACGTGA
- a CDS encoding Chemotaxis protein CheW (ID:RHAL1_02462;~source:Prodigal:2.6), whose amino-acid sequence MNLAPAVAAAVGATPVLTADLRCFTVTIDKRVYGITVEAIHTVFEIVAVTPVPLAPYQILGLVNLRGKIVTAISLRRRLRNDPHAVETSKLAVGVEHGGESFALVVDEVGDVLTLDRGSQIEIPPHLGPDAARISSVHRLDDMILPVLDLDWVLTFGRS is encoded by the coding sequence GTGAACCTTGCTCCTGCCGTCGCCGCCGCCGTCGGCGCCACGCCGGTCCTCACCGCGGACCTGCGCTGCTTCACGGTCACGATCGACAAGCGCGTCTACGGGATCACCGTCGAGGCGATCCACACCGTGTTCGAGATCGTCGCCGTGACGCCGGTGCCCCTGGCGCCATACCAGATCCTCGGCCTCGTCAACCTGCGCGGCAAGATCGTCACCGCGATCAGCCTGCGCCGCCGGCTGCGCAACGATCCCCATGCGGTCGAGACCTCGAAGCTCGCCGTCGGCGTCGAGCACGGCGGCGAGAGCTTCGCGCTCGTCGTCGACGAGGTCGGCGACGTGCTGACGCTCGATCGCGGCAGCCAGATCGAGATCCCGCCGCACCTCGGCCCCGACGCCGCGCGCATCTCCTCGGTGCATCGGCTCGACGACATGATCCTCCCCGTCCTTGACTTGGATTGGGTCCTCACCTTCGGCAGGTCGTGA
- a CDS encoding Hybrid sensor histidine kinase/response regulator (ID:RHAL1_02464;~source:Prodigal:2.6): MDDLLNDFLTETSEHLEAASSKLVQFEIDPSNSAIVASIFRLVHTIKGTCGFLGLSRLEALTHAAEAVVGLLRDGKSATPELVTLVLAAVDRVKLILGELERTNAEPPGDDEDLIAALESHLAPHEEEVLEPVAARPAIAPIVTSGAPASATQGDRQKRSETIRVDVMALERIMVLVSELVLTRNQLLELTRKQDDEAVKAPMQRLSGLTSDLQDSVMRARMQPLSRLFARLPRLIRELAVETGKKLSLVMEGGDTELDRQLIEVIRDPLTHILRNAADHGIEMPQERLALGKPETGCVRLAASHEAGYITVSISDDGRGLDLERIKTKAVARASSRWPISSRWRRRQSIASSSYRSSRPPPP, translated from the coding sequence ATGGACGATCTTCTCAACGACTTTCTGACCGAGACGTCCGAGCACCTCGAGGCCGCGAGCTCGAAGCTCGTGCAATTCGAGATCGATCCGTCGAACTCGGCGATCGTCGCCTCGATCTTTCGGCTCGTCCACACCATCAAGGGCACCTGCGGCTTCCTCGGCCTCAGCCGGCTCGAGGCGCTAACGCATGCCGCCGAGGCAGTCGTCGGCCTGCTGCGCGACGGCAAGTCGGCGACGCCGGAGCTGGTGACGCTCGTCCTCGCCGCCGTCGACCGCGTCAAGCTGATCCTCGGCGAGCTGGAGCGCACCAACGCCGAGCCGCCCGGCGACGACGAAGACCTCATCGCCGCGCTCGAGAGCCACCTCGCGCCGCACGAGGAAGAGGTGCTCGAGCCCGTCGCCGCGCGGCCGGCGATCGCGCCGATCGTCACCTCCGGCGCGCCCGCGTCCGCCACGCAGGGCGACCGGCAGAAGCGCTCCGAGACGATCCGCGTCGACGTCATGGCGCTCGAGCGCATCATGGTGCTCGTCTCCGAGCTGGTGCTGACCCGCAACCAGCTGCTGGAGCTGACGCGCAAGCAGGACGACGAGGCCGTGAAGGCGCCGATGCAGCGCCTCTCCGGCCTCACCAGCGACCTGCAGGACTCGGTGATGCGGGCGCGCATGCAGCCGCTGTCGCGTCTCTTCGCGCGGCTGCCGCGGCTGATCCGCGAGCTTGCCGTCGAGACCGGCAAGAAGCTGTCGCTCGTGATGGAGGGCGGCGACACCGAGCTCGACCGCCAGCTCATCGAGGTCATCCGCGATCCGCTGACGCATATCCTGCGCAATGCCGCCGACCACGGCATCGAGATGCCGCAGGAGCGCCTCGCGCTCGGCAAGCCGGAGACCGGCTGCGTGCGCCTCGCGGCAAGCCACGAGGCCGGCTACATCACCGTCTCGATCTCCGACGACGGGCGCGGGCTCGACCTCGAGCGCATCAAGACGAAGGCGGTGGCGCGCGCCTCGTCTCGCTGGCCGATCTCGAGCAGATGGCGCCGGAGACAGTCTATCGCTTCATCTTCGTACCGGAGTTCTCGACCGCCGCCACCGTGA
- a CDS encoding Response regulator receiver protein (ID:RHAL1_02461;~source:Prodigal:2.6), with the protein MKQVLIVDDSKVIRKVAQRILQSLGFVTREAENGLEALNACRAMMPDAILLDWNMPVMDGITFLETLRASEEGLKPKVVFCTTENEVPQIAHAMRLGADEYIMKPFDKDILASKFEEVGLLAA; encoded by the coding sequence ATGAAGCAAGTCCTGATCGTCGACGATTCGAAGGTCATCCGTAAGGTTGCGCAGCGCATTTTGCAGTCGCTCGGCTTCGTCACCCGCGAGGCGGAAAACGGCCTCGAGGCGCTCAACGCCTGCCGCGCGATGATGCCCGACGCGATCCTGCTCGACTGGAACATGCCGGTGATGGACGGCATCACCTTCCTTGAGACGCTGCGCGCCAGCGAGGAAGGCCTGAAGCCGAAGGTCGTCTTCTGCACGACGGAGAACGAGGTGCCGCAGATCGCCCACGCCATGCGCCTGGGCGCCGACGAGTACATCATGAAGCCCTTCGACAAGGACATCCTCGCCTCAAAGTTCGAGGAGGTCGGCCTGCTCGCCGCCTGA
- the yrdN gene encoding putative tautomerase YrdN (ID:RHAL1_02458;~source:Prodigal:2.6) produces MPLLRFDLVQGRSSDEIKTLLDTAHEAMVEAFKVPVRDRYQVVHEHPAAHLVVEDTGLDIPRTDKRVLIQVTSRPRSREMKETFYRLLAERLEARCGIAPTDLVVSIVVNGDEDWSFGHGRAQFLTGEL; encoded by the coding sequence ATGCCCCTGCTTCGCTTCGACCTCGTGCAAGGTCGCTCGAGCGACGAGATCAAGACGCTCCTCGACACCGCCCACGAGGCGATGGTGGAGGCGTTCAAGGTGCCGGTCCGCGATCGCTACCAGGTCGTGCACGAGCACCCGGCCGCGCATCTCGTCGTCGAGGACACCGGCCTCGACATCCCCCGCACCGACAAGCGGGTGTTGATCCAGGTCACCAGCCGGCCGCGCAGCCGCGAGATGAAGGAGACGTTCTATCGCCTGCTCGCCGAGCGCCTCGAGGCGCGGTGCGGCATCGCACCGACGGACCTCGTCGTCTCGATCGTCGTGAACGGCGACGAGGACTGGTCGTTCGGACACGGCCGCGCGCAGTTCCTCACCGGAGAGCTCTGA